From Thermodesulfobacteriota bacterium, one genomic window encodes:
- a CDS encoding YggS family pyridoxal phosphate-dependent enzyme — translation MLIKMEIAQSLQGIQEKIFRAALRAKRNPTGIRIVAVTKTVNHERVIEAYNAGIDTFGESYAQEFRDKYKIVESILGRKVKWHFVGRIQRNKVKYIVGKVDLIHSLDNIKVADEIDWRAEKLGITVQALVEVNAGEESKAGVNFGNVKEFLENLRKLHNIEIEGLMIMAPYFDEPEMSRPYFRKLRELRDGLKKDFPKLNQLSMGMSADFEIAIEEGSTIVRIGTAIFGPRPQ, via the coding sequence TTGTTAATAAAGATGGAAATAGCACAGTCCCTACAGGGCATTCAGGAGAAAATTTTTAGAGCCGCACTCAGGGCTAAAAGAAACCCCACTGGGATTAGAATTGTTGCTGTTACCAAGACCGTGAATCACGAAAGGGTCATAGAGGCCTATAACGCGGGTATCGATACCTTTGGTGAAAGCTATGCACAGGAGTTTAGAGATAAGTACAAAATCGTCGAGTCAATATTAGGACGAAAAGTAAAATGGCATTTTGTAGGGCGGATCCAGAGAAATAAGGTGAAATATATTGTCGGTAAGGTTGATCTTATACACTCACTTGATAATATTAAGGTTGCTGATGAAATCGACTGGAGAGCAGAAAAGCTGGGAATCACTGTTCAAGCTTTAGTTGAGGTAAATGCCGGTGAAGAGTCAAAAGCTGGAGTCAATTTTGGAAATGTTAAGGAATTTCTCGAAAATCTCAGAAAATTACACAACATTGAAATAGAAGGATTAATGATTATGGCTCCTTATTTTGATGAGCCAGAAATGTCAAGGCCCTACTTCAGGAAACTAAGGGAATTGAGGGATGGATTAAAAAAGGATTTCCCAAAACTAAACCAGCTTTCGATGGGAATGAGCGCGGATTTTGAAATTGCAATCGAAGAAGGATCAACAATTGTAAGAATAGGAACCGCTATTTTCGGACCAAGACCTCAATAG